GAGGCGCCCTTCCGGGCGTCGGACCCCGCCGGGACCGTACGGGAGAAGGTGACGGCCAAGCGGGCGCGCTGCATGTCGGAGCGGGAGAACCTCGAACAGGGCCTGCGCGCACGGGCCGACATCGAGGACACCTTCGGGGCGCAGGCCTTGAGCGGGCACCGCGAGGACTGGGCACGTCAGGCGCAAGGAGGCAGCCGCGTTGACTACTTCAACGCCTGACGGCACCGTCACCGCCGCGATGTGCGGCGACCGGCCCGCCGTGCTGCGCGGTGCCGGCCGCGACTGGCCGGTGTACGCCGCGCTGGGGGAGGCGCGGCTGCGGGAGCTCGAAGACCGCCCCGTGGTCGCGGAGGGCGCCGGGCGCAGGCCCGTGACCGTGGCTCTGCGGGAGATCCTCGACGAGTCGCGGGCCGAGCGGCCACGGGGACTGTACCTGCGCGACCAGCTGGTCTCGGAGTTCGAACCCACGCTGTGGAAACTGGTCCCGCGTGAGGTCCGCAGGATGAACTGGCTGCTGGCCCTGCCCGATGACGTACGCCCCGACTGGGTGTGGCTGATGATCGGCGGCGCCGGGACCAGTTCCCCGCTGCACGTCGACACGATGGCGAGCTCCGCCTGGAACCTGCTCGGATCGGGGCGCAAGCGATGGACCTTCCACCCTCCCAACCGCGCCGAGGAGCTGCGTCTGCTGCCTCCTGGCTGCGGCGGTCCGCCGGGCGGAGAGGGCACGGACGCCGTCACGCTGGTCCAGGAGCCGGGAGACATCGTGGTGACACCCAGCGGCTGGGCCCACGAGGTGCACAACCTCACGGGCACCGTCTCCGTCACCGCCAACTTCATCAACCGGTCCAACCTCGGCTTCGCGCGACGCTACTTCGAGATCCTGGGGGACCGGGCGAACCTCGATCTGCTCACGGCTGTGAGTACGGCGTTCGACCGGCTGGACGCCGTGACCGGCGGGAGCGGCGCCCGGTGAGCGGGGCCGGCACCCTGCCGTTCGGTCTCCCCCCGGTGAGCCTGGGCACCTGGCAGCTGCGCGGCCGGGAGGCGAGCCGCGCGGTCCAGCAGGCCCTCGCCCTGGGATATCGCTGCGTCGACACCGCCACCGGGTACGACAACGAGCAGGACGTGGGGGCGGGGATCCGCGCATCGGGCGTCGAGCGCGACGACCTGCTGATCGTCACCAAGTTCCCCGAGGAGGACGCCGGACGTGAACGCGAGACGCTGCTGCGAAGCCTGGACCTGCTGGGTGTGGACCACCTGGACCTCTGGCTGATCCACGGACCGCTGGACCCGGACGGGTCACTGGCCGTGTGGGAGCGGTTCGTCGACGCACGGGAGGCGGGCCTGGTCCGTGCCATCGGAGTCAGCAACTTCCGGCCCGCGCAGGTGGACGACCTCGTCGCCCGCTCGGGCGTGACCCCCTCGGTGAACCAGGTCGCCTTCGGCCCGCGCTGGTTCGACCCCGCCCTTCTCCGGCACCACGCCGCCCTGGGCGTCGCGGTCCAGGGGCACAGTCCCTTCAGCGAGAACGACCTCGGGCACCCCGTGCTGAAGGCCGTCGCCGGACACCGCGGCCGGGGCGTCCATCAGATCCTGCTGCGCTGGCACCTGGAACACGGGGTGCCGGCCGTGGCGAAGGCGGCCTCACCCGCCCATCTCACCGCGAACCTCACGGCCGGCGAGTTCGCCCTGACCTCCGCCGAGGTGGCTGCGATCGACCGCATCGCCGACGACGCGTGGACGGGGGCGGCCCCGTGAGAGTCCAGCTGGAGTCCGTGCACCGCTCCTACCGGGTGCGCCGGGCCCCCGAGACCGGCGGCCGCCTCACCCGGCTGCTTCGCAGGGTCAGCGGCGAGGTGGAGGCGCTGCGGGGCATCGACCTGCGGGTGGACGAGGGCGAGGCGGTCGGCTACATCGGGCTCAACGGGGCCGGCAAGTCCACCACCATGAAGCTCGTCGCCGGGATCCTCACGCCGACCTCCGGCCGGGTCACGGTGGACGGCCGTGACCCGCACGCGGAACGCCGTCGTCTCTCCGCGGAGCTGGGGTATCTCGCCGCCCAGCGCGCCAGCCTCTGGTGGGACCTCCCGGTGAGGGACTCCTACGAGCTGCTGCGGCGGGTCTACGACATCGAGCCGGCCCTCTTCCGACGCCGCCACGACCATCTCGTCGCCCGCCTCGACATCGGGCGGCACCTCGGCACCCCCGTGCGTGAGCTCTCCCTCGGCAACCGCACCCGGGCCGAGCTCGTGGGCACACTGCTGCACGCGCCGCGTCTTCTCCTGCTCGACGAACCGACCATCGGCCTCGACATCTTCGCGCGGGAGGCCATCTGCGACGTCCTGCGCGACCTCCGCCAGGACACCGCGCCCACCGTTCTCATGGCCAGCCACGACCTGCGGGACGTCGAGGCCATCTGCGACCGCATCGTCATGATCGACGACGGCCGGCTGGTGTACGACGGGAAGATCGACGAGCTCCGGACGCTCGGCGGCGGCCGCCGGACCCTGGTGATCCACCACGCGGCGGGCCACCGGCTGCCCCCGCTGCCGGGACCTGCCCGGTCCGAGGAACGGACCAGCACGGTCACCACGTACGTCTTCGCCCAGGGGGAGCTGCCCGGCGGGCTCCTCACGGAACTCTTCGCCGACCCACAGGTCGACGACGTGCGGATCGAGGCCCCCAGCCTGGAGACCCTCATCAAGGACCTCTACCTGGAGGGAGCGTGACGGGCACTCTGCGGCGTGGATGGCGGACCCAGCAGGCCATCGCCGGCATGCAGATGAAACTGGCCTTCCACTACCGGACCCGGGCCTTCGCGCAGGGGATCGGCGCCCTCCTGCTGATCGGCCTCCAGGTGGCGCTGTGGAGCGCCGTGTACGCCGGCGGCGACGGCCAGGTGCGGGCAGGCGGGCTGACCCTGCACCAGACGACGGTGTACGCGGCGGCCGGTACCGTCTGGGTGCTGTGTCTCCCCGGGCTCGCGCTGGCCCGGCAGCTGGAGACGAAGATCAGGGACGGCAGGATCGTGTCCGAACTCCTCCTGCCCACCGGGTTCCTGACGCAGTGGTTCTCCGCCGCGATCGGCCGCACCGCCGGTGTCACCGTGCTCGTCGGCGTGCCCGCGTCGATCGCCGGAGCCGCGGTGCTTCACCCCTTCACCCTCGATCCTGCCCACGTCGGGCGTCTGATGCTGACGACCGCCATCGCCTTCGTCGTCCTTTTCGACTTCAGCTACCTGATCGGTCTGTCCGCGTTCTTCATCCGTCGTGTCGAAGGGCTCAACGAGGTCCGTGAGGCACTGCTGCTCCTGCTCGGCGGCTCGATGATGCCGATCTCGCTGTACCCCGCCGGTCTGCGTGACGCCGCGCTCTGGACCCCCTTCGTGCACGGCTTCTACACCCCGCTCGGCACCCTGGTCCGGGACCCCTTCGTCGACGACCGGGTCGTCGCCCTCGGCGCCTGCTGGGCCGTCCTGCTGTCCGCGGCCGCTGTCCTGTGCACCCGTGCCGCCCTGCGGAAGCTGGTGATCGCCGGTGGCTGACACCCTGGCCGGGATGCGGAAGTCCGCGGGAATCGCGCTGCTCGCCACCCGGATGAACTTCCGGAGCCATCTGGTGCACCCGGGCGAGGTCCTGCTGGCCAACATCGGGGCGCTCGTCCAGGCCGTGTCCGGAGCAGCCGTCTTCATGCTGGCCCTCTCCGCGTCGGACGGCATCCACGGCTGGACACTGGCCGAGTGGGCGGCGCTCACGGGCTTCACGACGGTGGCCCGCGCCCTGTGGAACACGGTCTTCTTCGGCACCCTCGACATCCCGGACATGGTGCGCAGCGGGGAGCTCGACCACTACCTCGTCCGTCCGGCGAACCCGCTGATGCTCATCCTGTTCTCGAAGGTCGACACGGACGTCTGGATCGAGATCGCCGTCGGTACGGGCATGCTCGGCGTCGCCCTCCACGTCGGCGGGGCGGAGCTCTCCGGGCCCGTGCTGCTCTTCATCCCGCTGGCGCTGGCCGGTTCGGCGCTGGTCTTCGCGGCCATGCACCTCGCCGTCACCGCCCTGTCCTTCTGGCTGCGGCAGGACGCGATGCTGAGCATGCTGATCTGGCGTCTGGACACCTTCGCGCAACTGCCGATGAGCTTCTACCCGAAGTGGCTGATGACGGTGTTCTCCACGGTCGTGCCGTTCGCCTTCGTCGGCTACTTCCCCTGCCTCTACATCCTGGGCAGGACCGACTCACCGTTCGTCTGGCTCCTGCCTCTCGCGGGGCCCCTGCTGTTCCTGCCCGCGGTCCTGCTCTGGCGGAGCGGGATCGACCGCTACTCCAGCACCGGTTCATGAGGAGCCCGCTATGAACAACCGCGACGTGTTCGAGCGTGACGGATATCTGGTGGCCGACCTCTACTCGGAGGCGGAGGTGGCGCAGCTGAAGAAGATGCTGTCCGGCCTCATCGACCCTCCGTACTCCGGCCACCCCCGGCTGCACGTCCACGCCGCGTCCGGGACGCCCCTGCCCCACCTGGACCCGTTCAACCCGTACGCCGTGTGGAAGATCGTCAACACTCCGCTGGCCGGGGACGACTGGTACGCGCTCATCCGCGAGGAGCGGGTCCTGGACGTCGTGGAGGAGCTGCTGGGGCCCGACATCAACTTCCACATGGGATTCGCCCGGCTGCGACCCTCCCGTCTGAGGGCCGAGGAGGGCTGGCACCGCGACCTCGAAACGGACCGGCACACCCGGCCCGAGCTGGTCACCGCGCTGATCTACCTCGACGACATGGACGCGGAGTCCGGCGCCACCCTCGTACGGCCGGGCAGCCACCTCCGCCACGAGTCCGAGCCCGGGGCCCACGAGGCGGTGCCGGTCCTTGCCCGTCCGGGATCGGTGCTGTTCCTGCACTGCCTCACCGAGCACCGTGCCAGCAGCAACACGACGGACCGCCACCGGTCCATCCTGATCCACGAGTACAAGAGTGCCCGGACCGTGGAACTCACCCCCAACGACGCCGCCTTCGGCGATCTGCCGCTGCGCAGGGGAGGCAGGCGCCGGCCGGTCCGGTGAACCCTCACGCGTGAGCGCCCCGGCGCAGGGCCGGGGCGCTCGGAGACGTGCGGGTCCTACGCGGACTGGGGTTGCAGGAGGCGGGCCAGCAGGTCGTCCAGACTCACCATGCCGGTGAGCCGTCCCGAGGCGTCCCGGACGACGGCGAGCGAGGCCCGGCGCCGGCGCAGCAGCTCGATCGCCTCGGCGACCGTGGCGTCCTCGGTCAGTTCCGGCACGGGACGGGCCAGCTCACGTGCCGAGGCCGCCCGTCCCTGGGCGCGCGCGACGAGGACGTCACGGGCGTGCACCGAACCCAGGACGGTCCCGTCCCGGAGGACCAGCAGCCGGGTGCGGTCGGTGTCGGCAGCGAGGCGCAGGATCTGTTCCGCGTCCGCGTCGCCGTCGACGGCGGAGATGCCGGAAGCGGGGATCTGAAGGTCGCGCACCGGGGTGTCCGGTTCGGTCAGTGAGCGGGTCAGCAGCTCGGAGTCGGTCTCGCTGATCAGGCCCAGCCGCTCGGACTCCTCCACCAGGTGGGTGAGCTGCTCGCGGTTGTGGACGGAGGTCAGCTCGTCGCGCGGGGTGACCTTGCACAGCCGTACGAGTGCGTTGCTGATCCTGTTCAGGACCCAGATCAGCGGGCGCACCGTCTTCACGACGCTCCGGAAGGGCGGGGAGAGCAGCATCGCGGAGCGTTCGGGGTGGGCGATGGCCCAGGACTTGGGTGCCATCTCGCCGAGCACCATGTGCAGGAAGACCACCACGATCATCGCCACCGCGAACGCGACGCCGTAACTGAGCGCGGTGGGGAGCCCCAGGTCGTGCAGCAGGGGGTCGAGCTCGTGGGAGATCGCCGGTTTGGAGACCGAACCCAGGCCCAGCGTGCACACCGTGATGCCGAGCTGTGCGCCGGCCAGCATCAGTGACAGCTCGCGCATACCGGCCAGCGCCGCCTTCGCGCCGCGCCGGCCCTCGGCCACGGCCTTCTCCATGCGGTGCCGTTTGGCGGCGACCAGTGCGAACTCGGCCGCGACGAAGAACCCGCTGCCGACCAGCAGCAGCACGGTGACGAAGATCGCCATCGGGAAACTCATGCCTGCTCCTCCGGCCGGTCCGCCAGACGCTCGATACGGATGCGCTCCGGCACGTGCCGGTCGAGGGCGCGTACGTCGATGGCCGCGACCGCCCCGTGGGACAGCGGCACCGTGAGACGGTCGCCGATGGCCGGGAAGCGCCCGAGCCGGTCGATGATCAGGCCGGCCACGGTGTCGTAGTCCTCCTCGGCGGGCAGCTCGATCCCGGTGGTCTCCGCCACCTCGTCCAGGCGGCGCCCGGCGTCCACGATCCACCCGTCGCCGTCCGCGACGGCCACCTCGGTGACCGTGTCGGACTCGTCGGCGATGTCACCCACGAGCTCCTCGGCGATGTCCTCGTACGTGACGACCCCGGCGACGCCGCCGTGCTCGTCCAGGACGACGGCGAACTCGTCGTCCCGCTCCCGCATCCGCTCCACGGCAGCCGGCAGCGGCAGGGTGTCCGGCAGCAGCAGCGCCCCGCGTGCCACCGCCCCGGCGGTCGCGGCGGTCAGCCGGCCGGCGGGCAGCCCCATGAGCTCCCGCACGCCCAGCACACCCGCGACATCGTCGGGGTGGTCGCCGAGCACCGGGTAGTTGGAGTGGCCGTGCCTGCCGATGAGACCGATCGCCTCGGCGGCCGTGGCGTCCTTGCGGACGAAGACCGCGTCGGCGCGCGGCACCATCACCGCGTGCAGGGTCCGCTCCGAGAACTCCAGGGCGTGGTCGAGCAGTTCCGCCGTGCCGCGCGGAAGCTGGCCCTGTTCGTGGGACTCGCCGATCAGATGGCCGAGCTCCTCCAGGGTGGCGCCGTGGTGCAGCTCCTCGACCGGCTCGATGCCGACCTTCCGCAGCAGCTTGTTCGCCGCCCCGTCGAAGATCCGCACCACCGGGCCGACGACCTTGAGATACGCCAGTGTGGAACCGGCCAGGGACTTCGCCAGCCGCTCCGGGACGGCGATGGCCAGATTCTTGGGGGCCAGCTCGCCCAGCACCATCTGCACCACGGTGGCCAGGACGAACGCGAGCACCACGGAGATGCCGCTCACGGCGCCGTCGGGGATGCCCAGGCCGGACAGGGCCGGCCGCAGGAGCGCGGAGACGGACGGCTCCGCGATGAAACCGACGACCAGACCGGTCACGGTGATACCGAGCTGGGCGCCCGACAGCATGAACGACAACCGGCCCAGCACGGTCAGCGCCCGGGCGGCCCTCCTGTCCCCGGCTTCGGCCTCCCGGGCGAGGGCGAGCCGGTCGGCGGAGACGTACGCGAACTCCTGGGCGACGAAATAACCGGTGCCCGCGGTCAGCACGAAGACGGACAGCACGCCCAGCCACGCCTGTACGGCACTCATCCGACACCACCCCGCCGCGTGCCGTGCTCAGGAAGCGCTGGGCGGGATGGTCGGGGACTGTATCCCGAAGGGTCCGTCGATCTGGCGGACAAGCGAGGGCTCCTCATCTAGGCGTGCTCACACACAACGATTCTGACCGAAACCACGTTCCCGGCCACCGAGCGCACCGGTCGGCGCCATGAGCCGGCGGGGGCAACTCTATGCTTCTACTCCCCTGTAGAAGATGCCTGGCCCCGGTCGGGCCGGGGCCGCCCTCGGGGTCGGCGCCCGCGGTGCCGGGCGTCCGGAGCCGCGCACAGGCCGGTGCCGGACTGTCCGCGGCGGCCGGCCGTCCACTCGGACAAACGGTCGATATGCTGTCTTTCAGCCGGACGCGCCACGTGTCCGGGGCACATGAGGAGGTCCGCCGAGATGGCCGGCAGCGAACTCGTCGGCCGGCACGCGGAGAGGGACCTGCTCGGCCGCGTCCTGAGCCACGCCCGGTCGGGATCCGGGGGATCGTCCGTCCTGCTGCGCGGTGAGGCCGGCATCGGTAAGACGGCGCTGCTGGAGCTGGCAGAGACGCTCGCCCGCGACAGCGGGTTCGCCGTCCTGCGGGCGGTCGGGGTGGAAGCCGAGGCGGAAACCGCGTTCGGTGCGCTGCACCAGCTGCTGCACCCCCTGCTGGAACGCTCCTCGGCCCTGTCGAACCCGCAGCGCGAGGCGTTGGAGAGTGTTCTGGGGCTGCGCTCCGGGCCGCCGGCCGGCGGGTTCCTGGTGGGCGCCGCCTCGATGGCCCTGCTGGCCGAGGCGGCACGCGTCCGCCCTCTGCTGATCGTCATCGACGATCTGCAGTGGATCGATTCCTCCAGCGCCGGGGTGTTCGCCTTCCTCCACCGCCGCATCGGTGAACTGCCACTGGCCTTCGTCACAGCCGCCCGGCCGGGGGCCGCGGCGGCCGAGGGCTGGCCCGCGTCACCCGCCGAGATCCACGCTCTCGCACCCGAGGAGGCCGGCGCACTGCTACGCAGCAGGCATCCCGGCCTGGCGGCCAGCACCGCCGACAGGGTTCTGTCGGAGGCGGCCGGCAATCCGCTGGCGCTGGTCGAGCTCCCCGCGCAACTGGACGGGGACGTGCTCCGCGGGCTCGAGCCCCTGCCCGAACGTCTGCCGTTCGGACAGAAGCTGGAGCGGATGTTCGCCGACCGGCTGGAGGTGCTGTCGCCGGACGCCGCGCGGGTTCTCCTGCTGGCCGCCCTGGGCGGCGGGGCGTACGGCGCCTCCCCGGCCGGGCAGCCGGGACCGGCGGGGGAGGTGGCGGAGGACGTGAGGGAGCAGGTCGAGGCCACGGGCCTGGCCCGCTCGGACCCATCGGGGCGCCTCGCCTTCCGGCATCCGCTCGTGCGCAGCGCCGTGATCTCCCGGGCGACGGAGGACCAACGACGTCAGGCCCACCTCGCACTGGCGGCGCGGCTGCCGCACGACGAACCCAGACGGCTGGTCCACGAGGCCTCCGCCGCCGCGCACCCCGACGAGGCACTCGCGGGCCGCCTGGAGCGGGCCGGACAGCGCATCGCCGCGCGGGGCGCCGACGCCGAGGGCGCACTGCTGCTCGACCGCGCGGCGATGCTCAGTTCCGACCCCGCGGACCGCGCCCGACGCATGACCTGGGCAGCCGTGACCGCCGCCCGCGGTGGCCGCCTCGCCCACACCGGCCGGCTCGTCGAGGAGCTGCGCCGGGGGCCCGTGCCCGACGACATCGCACCGCTCCTCGCCTACGCCGTCGTCTACGTCGACCAGAGCCACCGGATCGACTTCGAGTCCTCGTTCACCCTGCTGCCCGGCGCGCTCGACGCCCTCGCCGTGCCCGGCGCGGACTCCTTCGGCGGCCTGGCCGAGCAGGTGTTCTTCAAGCTGCTGCTCGCCGCCACGTACACGGACGACGCTCGCGCCTGGCACGCCCTGGACAGACACCTGGACAACGTGTCGCCGCTGGCGAGGCTCTGCCATCGCGCCTGGTCCGACCCGGCCCGCACGGCGCAGGGCGCCGCCGACGAACTCGCGCTGCTCAGCGAGGGGCTGAACGAGGAACAGGAGGCCGGCGCCGCCTGGCTGCTGCTGTGGACCGCCACGGCCGTCGACGTCGCCGACAGCGGCCTGTGGCGGCGGTTCACCGGCCAGCACGCCTACGCCACCCAGGGTTCGGTCGCCAAGGCAAGGTACTACCAGGACTTCCTCCTCGGCCGCTGGGACTCCGCGGACGACTGCCTGCGTGAGGCCGAGGCGTCCGAGGGACTCGGCTACCACTGCAACGCCCTGCTGTTCCGGCACCACTACGCGCACTTCCTCGCCGGACGGGGCGACGAGGAGGGCCTGAAGCGGATCGAGGCGCTGATCGGCCCGGTCGCCCGCACGGCCCGTATGCGGTTCGTCACCGACCACCTCGACCATCTGCACGGCCTGGCCGCCCTCGCCCACGGGCGGTACGAGGAGGCGTACTCCCGCATGGCCGAACTCACCCCGCCGGGGGTGCTGCCGACCGGTCTCCCCTGGTTCCACCTGCCGTTCTTCGACTTCGTGGACGCCGCGGTGCACACCGGCCGGCGGGAGCAGGCGCAGCGGCACCTGGAGGCGGGGCGGGCAGCCCGGATGGACGGGATCTCCGCCCATCACGCGTTCCTGCTGGCCGCGGCCGAGGCCCTGGCCGCGCCCGACGACGAGGCCGAGGAACGCTACCGCCAGGCGTGCGCCGTGCCGGGTGCGGAACGCTGGGTCTTCGAGACGGCCCGGCTGCGGCTCGCGCACGGTTCATGGCTGCGCAGACACCGCCGGGCCGGAGCCCGCGACGTCCTGATGGAGGCCCGCCAGGTCTTCTCCGGACTGGGCGCCACGCCCTGGGAGGAGCGGTGCGCGGCCGAACTGCGGGCGGACGGCCACCAGGTGGGTACCCGGGCCGAGGGCCGGGAGCAGCTCACCGGGCAGGAGACGCGTATCGCCCGGCTCGCCGCCACCGGACTGACGAACAAGGACATCGGGCAGCAGCTCCAGCTCTCACCCCGTACCGTCGCCACCCATCTGTACAAGATCTATCCCAAGCTCGGGATCACCTCGCGGGCAGCCCTCGCGCAGGCCCTGCGCGAGGGCTGACGGCGCCCGGGACGGGTTCGTCCCTTCCCGGGGCACCGGCGGGGCGTCTTTCGGACCCGGCCACCCGGGCGACGGGACCGCCGAGGGCTCAGCCGCGAGCGGCGCCGTCCTGAGGGCGCGCGGCAGCCGTCCGGCTCACATGGGTGAGCGGTGTGTCGACGAGGTGCTCGGCCAGGAACCACGTCTGGGTCTCGCCGGTACGGATCACCTCGGAGACGATCATGTCGTTGGATCCGTCGTCCCCGTGCTCCGCGACCTTCCGTGCGGCGTCCCGGGCGTCACCGAGGATCGTCTCGTGTGCCTCCAGCAGCCGCGACAGCATCGCCGGAACCTCCTCGACGCCGTTCGGCGGACGGGGGATCGAGGTGATCTCGGCGGCGTGACGGGGGTCGCCGACGGCCACTCCGCCGAGGCTCTGCACCCGCTCGGCGAGGGCGTCCACCACGGC
The DNA window shown above is from Streptomyces sp. Alt3 and carries:
- a CDS encoding cupin-like domain-containing protein; this encodes MTTSTPDGTVTAAMCGDRPAVLRGAGRDWPVYAALGEARLRELEDRPVVAEGAGRRPVTVALREILDESRAERPRGLYLRDQLVSEFEPTLWKLVPREVRRMNWLLALPDDVRPDWVWLMIGGAGTSSPLHVDTMASSAWNLLGSGRKRWTFHPPNRAEELRLLPPGCGGPPGGEGTDAVTLVQEPGDIVVTPSGWAHEVHNLTGTVSVTANFINRSNLGFARRYFEILGDRANLDLLTAVSTAFDRLDAVTGGSGAR
- a CDS encoding aldo/keto reductase gives rise to the protein MSGAGTLPFGLPPVSLGTWQLRGREASRAVQQALALGYRCVDTATGYDNEQDVGAGIRASGVERDDLLIVTKFPEEDAGRERETLLRSLDLLGVDHLDLWLIHGPLDPDGSLAVWERFVDAREAGLVRAIGVSNFRPAQVDDLVARSGVTPSVNQVAFGPRWFDPALLRHHAALGVAVQGHSPFSENDLGHPVLKAVAGHRGRGVHQILLRWHLEHGVPAVAKAASPAHLTANLTAGEFALTSAEVAAIDRIADDAWTGAAP
- a CDS encoding ATP-binding cassette domain-containing protein, which codes for MRVQLESVHRSYRVRRAPETGGRLTRLLRRVSGEVEALRGIDLRVDEGEAVGYIGLNGAGKSTTMKLVAGILTPTSGRVTVDGRDPHAERRRLSAELGYLAAQRASLWWDLPVRDSYELLRRVYDIEPALFRRRHDHLVARLDIGRHLGTPVRELSLGNRTRAELVGTLLHAPRLLLLDEPTIGLDIFAREAICDVLRDLRQDTAPTVLMASHDLRDVEAICDRIVMIDDGRLVYDGKIDELRTLGGGRRTLVIHHAAGHRLPPLPGPARSEERTSTVTTYVFAQGELPGGLLTELFADPQVDDVRIEAPSLETLIKDLYLEGA
- a CDS encoding ABC transporter permease translates to MTGTLRRGWRTQQAIAGMQMKLAFHYRTRAFAQGIGALLLIGLQVALWSAVYAGGDGQVRAGGLTLHQTTVYAAAGTVWVLCLPGLALARQLETKIRDGRIVSELLLPTGFLTQWFSAAIGRTAGVTVLVGVPASIAGAAVLHPFTLDPAHVGRLMLTTAIAFVVLFDFSYLIGLSAFFIRRVEGLNEVREALLLLLGGSMMPISLYPAGLRDAALWTPFVHGFYTPLGTLVRDPFVDDRVVALGACWAVLLSAAAVLCTRAALRKLVIAGG
- a CDS encoding ABC transporter permease, translating into MADTLAGMRKSAGIALLATRMNFRSHLVHPGEVLLANIGALVQAVSGAAVFMLALSASDGIHGWTLAEWAALTGFTTVARALWNTVFFGTLDIPDMVRSGELDHYLVRPANPLMLILFSKVDTDVWIEIAVGTGMLGVALHVGGAELSGPVLLFIPLALAGSALVFAAMHLAVTALSFWLRQDAMLSMLIWRLDTFAQLPMSFYPKWLMTVFSTVVPFAFVGYFPCLYILGRTDSPFVWLLPLAGPLLFLPAVLLWRSGIDRYSSTGS
- a CDS encoding phytanoyl-CoA dioxygenase family protein — its product is MNNRDVFERDGYLVADLYSEAEVAQLKKMLSGLIDPPYSGHPRLHVHAASGTPLPHLDPFNPYAVWKIVNTPLAGDDWYALIREERVLDVVEELLGPDINFHMGFARLRPSRLRAEEGWHRDLETDRHTRPELVTALIYLDDMDAESGATLVRPGSHLRHESEPGAHEAVPVLARPGSVLFLHCLTEHRASSNTTDRHRSILIHEYKSARTVELTPNDAAFGDLPLRRGGRRRPVR
- a CDS encoding hemolysin family protein → MSFPMAIFVTVLLLVGSGFFVAAEFALVAAKRHRMEKAVAEGRRGAKAALAGMRELSLMLAGAQLGITVCTLGLGSVSKPAISHELDPLLHDLGLPTALSYGVAFAVAMIVVVFLHMVLGEMAPKSWAIAHPERSAMLLSPPFRSVVKTVRPLIWVLNRISNALVRLCKVTPRDELTSVHNREQLTHLVEESERLGLISETDSELLTRSLTEPDTPVRDLQIPASGISAVDGDADAEQILRLAADTDRTRLLVLRDGTVLGSVHARDVLVARAQGRAASARELARPVPELTEDATVAEAIELLRRRRASLAVVRDASGRLTGMVSLDDLLARLLQPQSA
- a CDS encoding hemolysin family protein yields the protein MSAVQAWLGVLSVFVLTAGTGYFVAQEFAYVSADRLALAREAEAGDRRAARALTVLGRLSFMLSGAQLGITVTGLVVGFIAEPSVSALLRPALSGLGIPDGAVSGISVVLAFVLATVVQMVLGELAPKNLAIAVPERLAKSLAGSTLAYLKVVGPVVRIFDGAANKLLRKVGIEPVEELHHGATLEELGHLIGESHEQGQLPRGTAELLDHALEFSERTLHAVMVPRADAVFVRKDATAAEAIGLIGRHGHSNYPVLGDHPDDVAGVLGVRELMGLPAGRLTAATAGAVARGALLLPDTLPLPAAVERMRERDDEFAVVLDEHGGVAGVVTYEDIAEELVGDIADESDTVTEVAVADGDGWIVDAGRRLDEVAETTGIELPAEEDYDTVAGLIIDRLGRFPAIGDRLTVPLSHGAVAAIDVRALDRHVPERIRIERLADRPEEQA
- a CDS encoding helix-turn-helix transcriptional regulator; the encoded protein is MAGSELVGRHAERDLLGRVLSHARSGSGGSSVLLRGEAGIGKTALLELAETLARDSGFAVLRAVGVEAEAETAFGALHQLLHPLLERSSALSNPQREALESVLGLRSGPPAGGFLVGAASMALLAEAARVRPLLIVIDDLQWIDSSSAGVFAFLHRRIGELPLAFVTAARPGAAAAEGWPASPAEIHALAPEEAGALLRSRHPGLAASTADRVLSEAAGNPLALVELPAQLDGDVLRGLEPLPERLPFGQKLERMFADRLEVLSPDAARVLLLAALGGGAYGASPAGQPGPAGEVAEDVREQVEATGLARSDPSGRLAFRHPLVRSAVISRATEDQRRQAHLALAARLPHDEPRRLVHEASAAAHPDEALAGRLERAGQRIAARGADAEGALLLDRAAMLSSDPADRARRMTWAAVTAARGGRLAHTGRLVEELRRGPVPDDIAPLLAYAVVYVDQSHRIDFESSFTLLPGALDALAVPGADSFGGLAEQVFFKLLLAATYTDDARAWHALDRHLDNVSPLARLCHRAWSDPARTAQGAADELALLSEGLNEEQEAGAAWLLLWTATAVDVADSGLWRRFTGQHAYATQGSVAKARYYQDFLLGRWDSADDCLREAEASEGLGYHCNALLFRHHYAHFLAGRGDEEGLKRIEALIGPVARTARMRFVTDHLDHLHGLAALAHGRYEEAYSRMAELTPPGVLPTGLPWFHLPFFDFVDAAVHTGRREQAQRHLEAGRAARMDGISAHHAFLLAAAEALAAPDDEAEERYRQACAVPGAERWVFETARLRLAHGSWLRRHRRAGARDVLMEARQVFSGLGATPWEERCAAELRADGHQVGTRAEGREQLTGQETRIARLAATGLTNKDIGQQLQLSPRTVATHLYKIYPKLGITSRAALAQALREG
- a CDS encoding Dps family protein is translated as MTTASAAPATSATTAPAAAQPLLHQRGAEIQHFGTVKQLPIALSHDARMYACQRLNRLLADTQMLYGLYKKHHWLMRGATFHQLHLLLDQHATAQLAVVDALAERVQSLGGVAVGDPRHAAEITSIPRPPNGVEEVPAMLSRLLEAHETILGDARDAARKVAEHGDDGSNDMIVSEVIRTGETQTWFLAEHLVDTPLTHVSRTAAARPQDGAARG